A region from the Gammaproteobacteria bacterium genome encodes:
- a CDS encoding RNA polymerase factor sigma-54, whose product MKASLQLKLGQSLTMTPQLQQAIRLLQLSTLDLQAEIQEALDANPLLEVEEGSDNEPAKGESNDSNTISDSPQADNEPTEATEAQDNSTLDTTEALEQPNISDELPIDSTWDDYTSAAPAASSGPIDEDFQFQGETTENLQDHLLWQMNLTPFSETDFAIATAIIDAIEETGYLTQTPDDILTAMANSEVELDEVMAVLKRIQHFDPVGVAAQDPSECLAIQLKRLPESTPWRAEALLLVTDYMQLLAQRDYRTLTRKTKLKEHQLAAAILLIQTLNPHPGSAIIKKKDEYVIPDVSVKKIKGRWVVELNPDSLPKIRVNQQYAALSKTSKSTSDTQFIRNHLQEAKWFIKSIDSRNETLLKVANCIVVQQRGFFEYGDEAMKPLVLNDVAEAVEMHESTISRVTTQKYMHTPRGIFELKYFFSSHVSTENGGECSSTAIRAIIKKLIAAENTKKPLSDSKIVDLLADQGIKVARRTIAKYRDALSIPASNQRKSLI is encoded by the coding sequence ATGAAAGCTTCTTTGCAGTTAAAACTTGGTCAATCATTGACCATGACGCCTCAGCTTCAGCAGGCAATTAGATTACTTCAATTATCAACTCTTGACCTGCAAGCAGAGATTCAAGAGGCGCTTGACGCTAACCCATTATTAGAAGTTGAAGAAGGCTCGGATAACGAACCAGCCAAAGGCGAGAGCAACGACTCAAATACAATTTCTGACAGCCCACAGGCAGACAACGAACCCACCGAAGCCACCGAAGCTCAGGATAACAGCACGCTAGACACCACAGAAGCGCTCGAACAACCCAACATTAGTGACGAGCTGCCAATCGATAGCACTTGGGATGATTACACCTCAGCAGCACCCGCGGCCTCAAGTGGCCCGATCGATGAAGATTTTCAATTTCAGGGGGAAACCACTGAAAATTTACAAGACCATTTATTATGGCAAATGAATTTAACCCCCTTTAGCGAAACCGATTTCGCAATTGCCACCGCAATAATTGATGCGATTGAAGAAACGGGTTATCTGACCCAGACTCCTGATGATATTTTAACTGCAATGGCTAATTCAGAAGTTGAACTGGACGAAGTGATGGCCGTATTGAAACGGATCCAGCATTTTGACCCGGTCGGTGTCGCGGCGCAAGACCCGAGTGAATGCCTAGCAATTCAACTAAAGCGTTTACCAGAAAGTACGCCATGGCGTGCCGAAGCCTTGCTGTTAGTAACTGATTATATGCAATTATTAGCACAGCGTGATTATCGAACGTTAACCCGTAAAACAAAACTTAAAGAACATCAATTAGCCGCCGCGATTTTGTTAATTCAAACCCTGAATCCGCACCCTGGCAGTGCTATCATCAAGAAAAAAGATGAATATGTTATTCCTGATGTCTCTGTTAAAAAAATTAAAGGCCGCTGGGTAGTTGAGCTTAATCCTGATAGTTTACCTAAAATTAGGGTTAATCAACAATATGCAGCCTTGAGTAAAACCAGTAAAAGCACGAGTGATACTCAGTTTATTCGCAACCATTTGCAAGAAGCAAAGTGGTTTATCAAAAGCATCGACAGCCGTAATGAAACCTTATTAAAAGTAGCTAATTGCATTGTGGTACAGCAACGTGGCTTTTTTGAGTATGGCGATGAAGCGATGAAACCTTTAGTATTAAATGATGTGGCTGAAGCCGTTGAAATGCATGAGTCGACAATTTCTCGGGTCACGACTCAAAAATACATGCATACCCCGCGTGGGATCTTCGAGCTTAAGTACTTTTTTTCAAGTCATGTCAGCACAGAAAATGGTGGAGAGTGTTCGTCGACCGCAATTCGAGCTATTATTAAGAAGCTGATTGCCGCAGAGAATACTAAAAAGCCATTAAGTGATAGTAAAATTGTCGATTTATTAGCGGATCAAGGGATAAAAGTAGCGCGACGTACCATCGCAAAATATCGAGATGCTTTATCGATCCCTGCGTCTAATCAAAGAAAGAGTTTAATTTAA
- the hpf gene encoding ribosome hibernation promoting factor produces the protein MQINLTGHHVEITDSLHEYVHSKFGKLERHFEHINNVHVVLNVEKLEQIAEATLHINGGEVFANSTHEDMYAAIDALIHKLDRQIIKHKEKMTRR, from the coding sequence ATGCAAATTAATCTAACTGGTCATCACGTAGAAATAACCGATTCTCTTCACGAATATGTACACAGTAAATTTGGGAAATTAGAACGCCATTTTGAACATATCAACAATGTGCATGTGGTACTTAATGTCGAAAAGCTCGAGCAAATTGCCGAGGCGACATTACACATCAATGGTGGCGAAGTCTTTGCCAATTCAACGCACGAAGATATGTACGCAGCCATCGATGCGTTAATCCATAAACTAGATCGTCAAATCATTAAACACAAAGAGAAAATGACCAGACGTTAA